A genomic window from bacterium includes:
- a CDS encoding CBS domain-containing protein: MSGGANEEMVEMANMRAYDIMTKDVLTVTPDVSVDEVRDLLFQHAVHGVPVVDDSGRLVGIVSVVDLAGKLGTRVLHIMEHNPVTASEDASIGEIASLMLTKRVRRIPILRDGSLVGIVAASDIIRAFLDLEEERAAERGVVESEKV, encoded by the coding sequence ATGAGCGGCGGCGCAAATGAGGAGATGGTCGAGATGGCGAACATGCGCGCGTACGACATCATGACGAAAGACGTCCTCACAGTCACCCCCGACGTGTCCGTGGACGAGGTCCGCGACCTCCTCTTCCAGCACGCCGTTCACGGTGTTCCGGTCGTGGACGACTCGGGACGGCTCGTCGGCATCGTCAGCGTGGTCGACCTGGCCGGTAAGCTCGGAACGAGGGTCTTACACATTATGGAGCACAATCCGGTGACCGCCTCGGAGGATGCGTCGATTGGAGAGATCGCCTCTCTGATGCTCACGAAGAGGGTCCGCCGGATACCCATTCTCCGCGATGGAAGCCTCGTGGGGATTGTCGCGGCGAGCGACATCATCCGGGCCTTCCTTGACCTCGAGGAGGAGCGCGCCGCCGAGCGCGGCGTCGTCGAGAGCGAGAAAGTCTGA